Proteins co-encoded in one Cupriavidus nantongensis genomic window:
- the cysW gene encoding sulfate ABC transporter permease subunit CysW, with translation MAGSISGRLGGHGSARGHHRFDATGEAPWVRYTLIALAVLFLTLFLFVPLASVFYEALRKGVQTYWQALVEPDALAAIQLTLTVAAIAVPLNVVFGVAAAWAIAKFDFRGKNLLITLIDLPFSVSPVISGLVYVLLFGAQGWLGPWLEAHDIKIMFAVPGIVLATIFVTFPFVARELIPLMQAQGSEEEEAAIVLGASGWQTFRHITLPNIRWGLLYGVILCNARAMGEFGAVSVVSGHIRGLTNTMPLHVEILYNEYNFAAAFAVASLLTLLALVTLGIKTLVEWRARKETEEAAPERPLASLPASVQGLAS, from the coding sequence ATGGCCGGATCGATCTCGGGACGCCTGGGCGGGCACGGCAGCGCCAGGGGACATCACCGCTTCGACGCCACCGGCGAGGCGCCATGGGTGCGCTATACGCTGATCGCGCTGGCGGTGCTGTTCCTGACGCTGTTCCTGTTCGTGCCGCTGGCATCGGTGTTCTATGAAGCCTTGCGCAAGGGCGTGCAAACCTACTGGCAAGCGCTGGTCGAGCCCGACGCGCTGGCCGCGATCCAGCTCACGCTGACGGTGGCGGCGATCGCGGTGCCGCTGAACGTGGTATTCGGCGTCGCGGCGGCGTGGGCCATCGCCAAGTTCGACTTCCGCGGCAAGAACTTGCTGATCACGCTGATCGACCTGCCGTTCTCGGTGTCGCCGGTGATCTCGGGCCTGGTCTATGTGCTGCTGTTCGGCGCGCAGGGATGGCTGGGTCCGTGGCTGGAAGCGCACGACATCAAGATCATGTTCGCGGTGCCGGGCATCGTGCTGGCCACCATCTTCGTGACCTTCCCCTTCGTCGCGCGCGAGCTGATCCCGCTGATGCAGGCGCAGGGCAGCGAAGAGGAAGAGGCCGCGATCGTGCTGGGCGCCTCGGGCTGGCAGACCTTCCGCCATATCACGCTGCCCAATATCCGCTGGGGCCTGCTGTACGGCGTGATCCTGTGCAATGCGCGCGCGATGGGCGAGTTCGGCGCGGTGTCGGTGGTGTCGGGCCATATCCGCGGGCTGACCAACACCATGCCGCTGCACGTGGAGATTCTCTACAACGAGTACAACTTCGCGGCCGCGTTCGCGGTGGCGTCGCTGCTGACCCTGCTGGCGCTGGTGACCCTCGGCATCAAGACGCTGGTGGAATGGCGCGCCCGCAAGGAAACCGAAGAGGCCGCGCCGGAGCGGCCGCTGGCAAGCCTGCCGGCTTCAGTGCAAGGACTAGCATCATGA
- a CDS encoding histidine kinase has protein sequence MNAMDRCFTHACTAIPSRLNILGRDLLFVLCMNSVIAISLNYGFQTGGTLWHNFVYSQLIGLSIWALIDIPRVVIWWNDRPRRWPFLLLAAAAVPAGVVFGSWATRVVLDLPPKSADEAGGMLRMCLVVGMLAAASMIYFYWSREKLASLERQAALDALQREEAEKQLVRAQLMALQAQIEPHFLFNSLANLDGLIATDPPAARQLLQRLIGFLRMSLAHTRAEQCTLRQEFELLRSYLEIQAMRFGQRLSYDIDLPRDLAKVEIPPMLIQPLVENAVTHGIEPCMIGGHIRLSARAAGDNAVQVVIADTGVGFGHASGKGSGLGITHVRQLLARLESLEHAAPGAAGAPQRHYLRFIKALVGQEVRIIPVDEVIYLEATDKYVNVVSGAGEALIRTSLRELTQQLDPERFWQVHRGTVVNISCVASAVNQSLGRLSLRLRDRPELLPVARQYAHLFKQM, from the coding sequence ATGAACGCCATGGACCGCTGCTTCACACACGCCTGCACCGCCATCCCGTCCCGCCTGAATATCCTCGGGCGCGACCTGCTGTTCGTGCTGTGCATGAACTCGGTGATCGCCATCAGCCTGAACTACGGCTTCCAGACCGGCGGCACGCTGTGGCACAACTTCGTCTACAGCCAGCTGATCGGGCTGTCGATCTGGGCGCTGATCGACATCCCGCGCGTGGTGATCTGGTGGAACGACCGGCCGCGCCGCTGGCCCTTCCTGCTGCTCGCCGCCGCGGCCGTGCCCGCCGGCGTGGTGTTCGGCAGCTGGGCCACGCGCGTGGTGCTGGACCTGCCGCCCAAGTCGGCCGACGAGGCCGGCGGCATGCTGCGCATGTGCCTGGTGGTGGGCATGCTGGCGGCCGCGTCGATGATCTATTTCTACTGGTCGCGCGAGAAGCTGGCGTCGCTGGAGCGGCAGGCGGCGCTGGACGCGCTGCAGCGCGAGGAAGCCGAAAAGCAGCTGGTGCGCGCGCAGCTGATGGCGCTGCAGGCGCAGATCGAGCCGCACTTCCTGTTCAACTCGCTGGCCAACCTCGACGGCCTGATCGCCACCGATCCGCCCGCGGCGCGGCAGCTGCTGCAGCGGCTGATCGGCTTCCTGCGCATGTCGCTGGCGCATACTCGCGCCGAGCAATGCACGTTGCGGCAGGAGTTCGAGCTGCTGCGCAGCTATCTCGAGATCCAGGCCATGCGCTTCGGCCAGCGGCTCTCGTACGACATCGACCTGCCGCGCGACCTGGCGAAGGTCGAGATTCCGCCGATGCTGATCCAGCCGCTGGTGGAGAACGCGGTCACGCACGGCATCGAGCCCTGCATGATCGGCGGCCATATCCGGCTGTCGGCGCGCGCCGCAGGCGACAACGCGGTGCAGGTGGTGATCGCCGATACCGGGGTCGGGTTCGGCCATGCCTCGGGCAAGGGCTCGGGGCTGGGCATCACCCATGTGCGCCAGCTGCTGGCGCGGCTGGAATCGCTCGAGCATGCCGCGCCAGGTGCGGCCGGCGCGCCGCAGCGCCATTACCTGCGTTTTATCAAGGCGCTGGTGGGGCAGGAGGTGCGCATTATCCCGGTCGATGAGGTGATCTACCTGGAAGCCACCGACAAGTACGTCAACGTGGTCTCGGGCGCCGGCGAGGCGCTGATCCGCACCAGCCTGCGCGAGCTGACCCAGCAGCTCGATCCGGAGCGCTTCTGGCAGGTGCACCGCGGCACCGTGGTCAACATCAGCTGCGTCGCCAGCGCGGTCAACCAGTCGCTGGGCCGGCTGTCGCTGCGGCTGCGCGACCGGCCGGAGCTGCTGCCGGTGGCGCGCCAGTACGCGCACCTGTTCAAGCAGATGTGA
- a CDS encoding sulfate/molybdate ABC transporter ATP-binding protein, which yields MSIQVKNVEKRFGDFIALDNVSLDFDEGELTALLGPSGCGKTTLLRIIAGLERADAGQIVLAGRDASDQHVRQRQVGFVFQHYALFKHMSVFENVAFGLRVKPRAERPNEAQIGDKVHALLDLVQLDWLADRYPAQLSGGQRQRIALARALAVEPRVLLLDEPFGALDAKVRKELRRWLRRLHDELHVTSVFVTHDQEEALEVADQVVLMNRGRVEQYGSPEAVYNHPATPFVFGFLGNVNLFHGRLEVGDSGGLLHTGEAVLPVVGSGHETAGDAVAYVRPHDLDLERYAPGADGIAVTLRRALTLGPVAQLELEREDNQDVIEVALPLERFRHAGFREGELLAVRPRQLRVFTQANGTAPIQKQEAAR from the coding sequence ATGAGCATCCAGGTCAAGAACGTAGAGAAGCGCTTTGGCGATTTCATCGCGCTGGACAATGTTTCGCTCGATTTCGACGAGGGCGAGCTGACCGCGCTGCTGGGGCCTTCGGGCTGCGGCAAGACCACGCTGCTGCGCATCATCGCCGGGCTGGAGCGCGCCGACGCCGGCCAGATCGTGCTGGCCGGGCGCGATGCCTCGGACCAGCACGTGCGCCAGCGCCAGGTGGGCTTCGTGTTCCAGCATTACGCGCTGTTCAAGCATATGAGCGTGTTCGAGAACGTCGCCTTCGGCCTGCGCGTGAAGCCGCGCGCCGAGCGCCCGAACGAGGCGCAGATCGGCGACAAGGTGCATGCGCTGCTGGATCTGGTGCAGCTCGACTGGCTCGCCGACCGCTACCCGGCGCAGCTGTCGGGCGGCCAGCGCCAGCGCATCGCGCTGGCGCGCGCGCTGGCGGTGGAGCCGCGCGTGCTGCTGCTGGACGAACCGTTCGGCGCGCTCGACGCCAAGGTGCGCAAGGAACTGCGCCGCTGGCTGCGGCGCCTGCACGACGAGCTGCATGTGACCAGCGTGTTCGTCACGCACGACCAGGAAGAAGCGCTCGAGGTAGCCGACCAGGTGGTGCTGATGAACCGTGGCCGCGTCGAGCAGTACGGCTCGCCCGAGGCGGTCTACAACCATCCGGCCACGCCGTTCGTGTTCGGCTTCCTCGGCAACGTCAACCTGTTCCACGGCCGGCTCGAAGTGGGCGACAGCGGCGGCCTGCTGCATACCGGCGAGGCGGTGCTGCCGGTGGTCGGCAGCGGCCACGAGACCGCCGGCGATGCGGTCGCCTATGTCCGTCCGCACGACCTGGACCTGGAGCGCTATGCACCCGGCGCCGACGGCATTGCCGTGACGCTGCGCCGCGCGCTGACGCTGGGCCCGGTGGCGCAGCTCGAGCTCGAGCGCGAAGACAACCAGGACGTGATCGAGGTGGCGCTGCCGCTCGAGCGCTTCCGCCATGCGGGTTTCCGCGAGGGCGAGCTGCTCGCCGTGCGCCCGCGCCAGCTGCGCGTCTTTACGCAAGCCAACGGCACCGCCCCCATCCAGAAACAAGAGGCCGCACGATGA
- the ssuC gene encoding aliphatic sulfonate ABC transporter permease SsuC, with protein sequence MTAPLLPPPRQAPQALWRAAAPWIVPVLLIVAWQLASQHGWLSSRVLPAPLAVVQAAWELARSGELWRHVGVSTWRALLGFAIGGGLGLLLGLLTGTFRSAATLLDSTLQMVRNIPALALIPLVILWFGIDESAKLFLVSLGVFFPVYLNTYHGIRSVDAGLVEMARSYGLSGWQLYREVILPGALPGILVGVRFALGLMWVVLIVAETISAQAGIGYMTMNAREFLQTDVVLVGILLYALLGKLADWLSRGLERYWLRWHPGYAAA encoded by the coding sequence ATGACCGCTCCGCTGTTACCGCCGCCGCGCCAGGCGCCGCAGGCCTTGTGGCGCGCCGCGGCGCCGTGGATCGTGCCGGTGCTGCTGATCGTCGCGTGGCAGCTGGCGTCGCAGCATGGCTGGCTGTCCAGCCGCGTGCTGCCGGCCCCGCTGGCCGTGGTGCAGGCCGCGTGGGAACTGGCGCGCTCCGGCGAGCTGTGGCGGCACGTCGGCGTCAGCACCTGGCGCGCACTGCTGGGGTTTGCCATCGGCGGCGGGCTTGGGCTGCTGCTGGGGCTGCTGACCGGCACCTTCCGCAGCGCCGCCACGCTGCTCGACAGCACGCTGCAGATGGTGCGCAACATCCCCGCGCTGGCGCTGATCCCGCTGGTGATCCTGTGGTTCGGCATCGACGAGAGCGCCAAGCTGTTCCTGGTCTCGCTGGGCGTGTTCTTCCCGGTGTACCTGAACACGTATCACGGCATCCGCTCGGTCGATGCGGGGCTGGTGGAGATGGCGCGCAGCTACGGCCTGTCTGGCTGGCAGCTGTATCGCGAGGTGATCCTGCCCGGCGCGCTGCCGGGCATCCTGGTCGGCGTGCGCTTTGCGCTGGGGCTGATGTGGGTGGTGCTGATCGTCGCGGAAACCATCTCCGCGCAAGCGGGCATCGGCTACATGACCATGAATGCGCGCGAATTCCTGCAAACCGACGTGGTGCTGGTCGGCATCCTGCTCTATGCGCTGCTGGGCAAGCTGGCCGACTGGCTGTCGCGGGGGCTGGAGCGCTACTGGCTGCGCTGGCACCCGGGCTACGCCGCCGCGTGA
- a CDS encoding EAL domain-containing protein, whose protein sequence is MPGEHEPTGAASALQRYLESLPRQPLADRQLWRDARGQVQGQFFNCSLTSAFEPLVTLADRQVVAHEGAIHTYAEDGVGLAAWKLFAMAADDHTLVSLDRLSRLLHAINYFAADGEHKLVLNVHNRLLAAVADDHGAAFRRALQSLGLPLERFVIQVPASANDDLALLLHVVGNYRRNGFAVSLQASDPAEAGALMAHALPDWLKLDMRRTWTDRQLSGLRASAASAGVTLIGRRLQDAESIERLQAAGIGLGQGAFAGGLVSAARLRAGEGAAAHAARSQALSGEPV, encoded by the coding sequence ATGCCAGGCGAGCATGAACCCACGGGCGCAGCGTCTGCGCTCCAACGCTATCTCGAATCGCTGCCGCGCCAGCCGCTGGCGGACCGGCAACTGTGGCGCGATGCGCGCGGGCAGGTGCAGGGACAATTTTTCAACTGCTCGCTGACCAGTGCGTTCGAGCCGCTGGTGACGCTGGCGGACCGGCAGGTGGTGGCACATGAAGGCGCGATCCATACCTATGCCGAGGACGGCGTCGGCCTGGCGGCATGGAAGCTGTTCGCGATGGCGGCGGACGATCACACGCTGGTGTCGCTGGATCGGCTCTCGCGCCTGCTGCATGCCATCAACTACTTTGCCGCGGACGGCGAGCACAAGCTGGTGCTGAACGTGCACAACCGGCTGCTGGCCGCGGTGGCCGACGACCACGGCGCGGCCTTCCGGCGCGCGCTGCAGTCGCTGGGGTTGCCGCTGGAGCGCTTCGTGATCCAGGTGCCGGCCAGCGCCAACGACGACCTCGCGCTGCTGCTGCATGTGGTCGGCAACTACCGGCGCAATGGCTTCGCGGTGAGCCTGCAGGCGTCGGATCCGGCGGAGGCGGGCGCGCTGATGGCGCATGCGCTGCCGGACTGGCTCAAGCTGGACATGCGCCGCACCTGGACCGACCGCCAGCTGTCCGGCCTGCGCGCCAGCGCGGCCAGCGCCGGCGTCACGCTGATCGGGCGGCGCCTGCAGGACGCCGAGAGCATCGAGCGCCTGCAGGCCGCGGGCATCGGCCTGGGGCAGGGCGCCTTTGCCGGCGGGCTGGTGAGCGCGGCCAGGCTGCGCGCGGGGGAGGGCGCAGCGGCGCACGCGGCGCGATCGCAGGCACTGAGCGGGGAGCCGGTATGA
- a CDS encoding ATP-binding cassette domain-containing protein, with product MQMYPVEQAALAELEAGLARREASAAAVVPEVRGKDAAGGVAVRVNQVVKRYDGRTVLHDVALEVSPGEFLAIVGRSGCGKSTLLRLVAGLEAADGGSIAIDGDSAAMGRARQADVRVMFQDARLLPWKRVLDNVALGLPRARRAEAAQVLAQVGLADRAQAWPARLSGGQRQRVALARALVHHPQLLLLDEPLGALDALTRIEMQALIESLWRRLGFTALLVTHDVSEAVALADRIVLIEGGRIAMDTRVALARPRERGAAGFAQLEAEVLQRVMRPSRAAGAAGAQSAAPAAPAPLNVSWAA from the coding sequence ATGCAGATGTATCCGGTGGAACAGGCGGCGCTGGCCGAGCTGGAAGCAGGCCTGGCGCGGCGCGAGGCGTCCGCTGCGGCGGTGGTGCCCGAGGTGCGCGGCAAGGACGCGGCGGGCGGCGTGGCGGTGCGCGTGAATCAGGTAGTCAAGCGCTACGACGGCCGCACCGTGCTGCACGACGTGGCGCTGGAGGTCTCGCCGGGCGAGTTCCTCGCCATCGTCGGGCGCAGCGGCTGCGGCAAGAGCACCCTGCTGCGGCTGGTGGCCGGGCTGGAAGCGGCCGACGGCGGCAGCATTGCCATCGATGGCGACTCCGCCGCCATGGGCCGGGCGCGCCAGGCCGACGTGCGCGTGATGTTCCAGGACGCGCGGCTGCTGCCGTGGAAGCGCGTGCTGGACAACGTGGCGCTGGGCCTGCCGCGCGCACGCCGAGCCGAGGCGGCGCAGGTGCTGGCGCAGGTAGGGCTGGCCGACCGCGCGCAGGCGTGGCCGGCACGGCTGTCGGGCGGCCAGCGCCAGCGCGTGGCGCTGGCGCGCGCGCTGGTGCACCACCCGCAGCTGTTGCTGCTCGACGAACCGCTGGGCGCGCTGGATGCGCTGACGCGCATCGAAATGCAGGCGCTGATCGAATCGCTGTGGCGCCGGCTAGGCTTCACCGCGCTGCTGGTCACGCACGATGTCTCCGAAGCGGTGGCGCTGGCAGACCGCATCGTGCTGATCGAGGGCGGCCGCATCGCCATGGATACGCGCGTGGCTTTGGCACGGCCGCGCGAGCGCGGCGCGGCGGGTTTTGCGCAACTGGAAGCCGAGGTGCTGCAGCGGGTGATGCGGCCGTCGCGGGCCGCCGGAGCAGCCGGAGCGCAGTCTGCCGCGCCCGCCGCACCTGCGCCGCTGAATGTGAGCTGGGCTGCCTGA
- a CDS encoding RBBP9/YdeN family alpha/beta hydrolase gives MTQADRTLPGRATRLEIPRHLQVLTVPGLHGSGPGHWQSRWEQQFPDWQRVEQHDWSRPSLPLWAERVSEGVMRARRVAARGAVLVAHSFGCLATLRQAALDPVGIAGALLVAPADPDKFGVAALLPAYRLPFPTILAASRNDPWMPQRTAFSWGTLWGSELVDVGHLGHINADSGLGEWPEGLALLDTLVQRIAQAGDASIQSASGTPWEAGVEVASTVPYI, from the coding sequence ATGACGCAAGCGGACAGGACCTTGCCGGGCCGTGCCACGCGGCTGGAGATTCCCCGCCATCTGCAGGTGCTGACGGTGCCCGGCCTGCACGGCAGCGGTCCGGGGCACTGGCAGAGCCGCTGGGAACAGCAGTTTCCGGACTGGCAGCGGGTCGAGCAGCATGACTGGTCGCGGCCGAGCCTGCCGCTGTGGGCCGAGCGCGTTTCCGAAGGCGTGATGCGGGCCCGGCGCGTGGCCGCGCGCGGCGCCGTGCTGGTGGCGCACAGCTTCGGCTGCCTGGCGACGCTGCGCCAGGCGGCGCTGGACCCGGTCGGTATCGCCGGCGCCTTGCTGGTGGCACCGGCGGATCCGGACAAGTTCGGCGTGGCGGCGTTGCTGCCCGCCTACCGGCTGCCGTTCCCGACCATCCTCGCGGCCAGCCGCAACGACCCGTGGATGCCGCAGCGCACCGCGTTTTCGTGGGGCACGCTGTGGGGCAGCGAGCTGGTCGACGTGGGCCATCTCGGCCATATCAATGCCGACTCGGGGCTCGGCGAGTGGCCCGAAGGCCTCGCGCTGCTCGATACGCTGGTGCAGCGGATCGCCCAGGCTGGCGATGCCAGCATTCAAAGTGCTTCCGGAACCCCTTGGGAGGCAGGGGTCGAAGTCGCCTCGACCGTTCCTTATATCTAA
- the cysT gene encoding sulfate ABC transporter permease subunit CysT, translating into MPPSISLADTPPPAAPRAPGSGSGSAPAPRKPSTQRFTVLPGFGLSLGFTLFYLTLIVLVPLSATFLKTFTMTWDAFWTAITAPRVVASLQLSFGASLIAAIVNTVFGLVVAWVLVRYRFAGKRLIDALVDLPFALPTAVAGIALTALFAGNGWIGRYLEPLGIKVAFTPLGVVVALTFIGLPFVVRTVQPVLEDVEQELEEAAASLGANRLQTFRRVILPAILPALLTGFALSFARATGEYGSVVFISGNMPMVSEIAPLMIYSKLEQYDYAGATAVAVVMLVISFALLLLINLLQAWTRRHQSGARAALAPEAPAPGKEF; encoded by the coding sequence ATGCCTCCATCCATCTCCCTGGCGGACACGCCGCCGCCAGCCGCGCCCCGCGCGCCCGGTTCCGGGTCCGGCTCGGCGCCCGCGCCGCGCAAGCCATCCACGCAGCGCTTCACCGTGCTGCCGGGCTTCGGCCTGTCGCTCGGGTTCACGCTGTTCTACCTGACGCTGATCGTGCTGGTGCCGCTGTCGGCCACGTTCCTGAAGACGTTCACGATGACGTGGGACGCGTTCTGGACCGCGATCACAGCGCCGCGCGTGGTGGCCTCGCTGCAGCTGAGCTTCGGCGCGTCGCTGATCGCGGCCATCGTCAATACGGTGTTCGGGCTGGTCGTGGCGTGGGTGCTGGTGCGTTACCGCTTTGCCGGCAAGCGCCTGATCGATGCGCTGGTTGACCTGCCGTTCGCGCTGCCGACCGCGGTGGCCGGCATCGCGCTGACCGCGCTGTTCGCCGGCAACGGCTGGATCGGCCGCTACCTGGAGCCGCTCGGCATCAAGGTCGCGTTTACGCCGCTGGGCGTGGTGGTGGCGCTGACCTTTATCGGCCTGCCGTTCGTGGTGCGCACGGTGCAGCCGGTGCTGGAAGACGTCGAGCAGGAACTGGAAGAGGCCGCGGCCAGCCTCGGCGCCAACCGGCTGCAGACCTTCCGCCGCGTGATCCTGCCGGCGATCCTGCCGGCGCTGCTGACCGGGTTTGCGCTGTCGTTCGCGCGCGCCACCGGCGAGTACGGCTCGGTGGTATTCATCTCGGGCAACATGCCGATGGTGTCCGAGATCGCGCCGCTGATGATCTATTCCAAGCTGGAGCAGTACGACTACGCCGGCGCCACCGCGGTGGCGGTGGTGATGCTGGTGATCTCGTTCGCGCTGCTGCTGCTGATCAACCTGCTGCAGGCCTGGACGCGCCGCCACCAGTCCGGTGCGCGCGCCGCGCTGGCGCCGGAAGCGCCCGCCCCGGGCAAGGAGTTCTGA
- a CDS encoding CysB family HTH-type transcriptional regulator produces the protein MNFQQLRSIREAVRRQFNLTEVANALYTSQPGVSRQIRELEEELGVEIFERYGKRLTGLTEPGREIVRIVERLLLEAENLRQAGDEYAGRHTGRLTVATTHTQARYALPRVVQAFRREYPHVTLALQEASPTHIVELLLTGQADIGIATEALATEAGLTSFEAYSWQHVLVVSPDHPLTRLPEPTLEDVANFQLITYDAGFTGRRKIDSAFAEAGLQPEIVLTALDADVIKTYAELDLGVGIIASMAYDERKDAGLVRISADHLFAPNTTSVAVRRGAYLRGYAHAFINMFAPHLSRDTVSSALSEHDRQALAA, from the coding sequence ATGAACTTCCAGCAACTCCGTTCGATCCGCGAGGCGGTGCGCCGCCAGTTCAACCTGACCGAGGTCGCCAACGCGCTCTATACCTCGCAGCCCGGCGTGTCGCGCCAGATCCGCGAGCTGGAAGAAGAGCTGGGGGTAGAGATCTTCGAGCGCTACGGCAAGCGCCTGACCGGGCTGACCGAGCCCGGCCGCGAGATCGTGCGCATCGTCGAGCGCCTGCTGCTCGAGGCCGAAAACCTGCGCCAGGCCGGCGACGAATACGCCGGCCGCCACACCGGCCGGCTCACCGTCGCCACCACCCACACCCAGGCGCGCTACGCCCTGCCGCGCGTGGTGCAGGCGTTCCGCCGCGAATATCCGCATGTGACGCTGGCACTGCAGGAAGCGTCGCCCACGCATATCGTCGAGCTGCTGCTGACCGGGCAGGCCGATATCGGCATCGCCACCGAGGCGCTGGCGACCGAGGCCGGGCTGACCTCGTTCGAGGCCTACAGCTGGCAGCACGTGCTGGTGGTGTCGCCGGACCATCCGCTGACGCGCCTGCCGGAGCCGACGCTCGAAGACGTCGCGAACTTCCAGCTGATCACCTACGACGCCGGCTTCACCGGCCGCCGCAAAATCGACAGCGCCTTTGCCGAGGCCGGGCTGCAGCCCGAGATCGTGCTGACGGCGCTCGATGCGGACGTGATCAAGACCTATGCCGAACTCGACCTGGGCGTTGGCATCATCGCGTCGATGGCCTATGACGAACGCAAGGACGCCGGGCTGGTGCGGATCTCGGCCGACCACCTGTTCGCGCCCAACACCACCAGCGTGGCGGTGCGCCGCGGCGCCTATCTGCGCGGCTATGCGCACGCCTTTATCAACATGTTCGCGCCGCACCTGTCGCGCGACACTGTCAGCAGCGCGCTGTCCGAGCACGACCGCCAGGCCCTGGCCGCCTGA
- a CDS encoding MFS transporter gives MSIAALEPTPNSLRHDAQVIGLVGLAHGVSHFYHLLLAPLFPWIKAEFGLSYAELGLLMTVFFAVSAVVQTASGFVVDRFGARPVLFGGLACLGAAALLLSASGGYAGLLFGAAVAGLGNGVFHPADFTLLNKHVSQPRLGHAFSVHGISGNLGWAAAPLFLVAIANLASWRVALAAASAVALIVLAVLVALRRVLDPREVQGAVGRPAARAAAANGSVLGFLRLPQVWVCWGFFLLTTFSAAGIQSFAPTALTYLYGMPFTLATASYTVYMLCSAGGMIVGGFAASRTSNHDRLIAVSFTVSGLMAVLVGLNLVPALLVPVLMGVIGFGAGTAGPSRDLLVRAAAPAGATGRVYGVVYSGLDIGLACGPLFFGALMDARLPAWVFFMIGGFQLLSIFTAVTVGNGNRSRSQAAARAEAA, from the coding sequence ATGTCCATCGCCGCCCTCGAGCCCACGCCCAATTCCCTTCGCCACGATGCCCAGGTGATCGGGCTGGTAGGGCTGGCGCATGGCGTCTCGCACTTCTACCACCTGTTGCTGGCGCCGCTGTTCCCGTGGATCAAGGCCGAGTTCGGGCTGAGCTATGCCGAGCTGGGCCTGCTGATGACGGTGTTCTTTGCGGTCTCGGCGGTGGTGCAGACCGCGTCGGGCTTCGTGGTCGACCGCTTCGGCGCGCGGCCGGTGCTGTTCGGCGGACTGGCCTGCCTGGGCGCCGCGGCCTTGCTGCTGTCGGCCAGCGGCGGCTATGCCGGGCTGCTGTTCGGCGCGGCGGTGGCCGGGCTGGGCAACGGCGTGTTCCATCCGGCCGACTTCACGCTGCTGAACAAGCATGTGTCGCAGCCGCGGCTGGGCCACGCGTTCTCGGTGCACGGCATTTCCGGCAACCTGGGCTGGGCGGCGGCGCCGCTGTTCCTGGTGGCGATCGCCAACCTGGCGAGCTGGCGCGTGGCGCTGGCGGCGGCATCGGCGGTGGCGTTGATCGTGCTCGCTGTGCTGGTAGCTTTGCGCCGCGTTCTGGACCCGCGCGAAGTGCAGGGCGCCGTGGGCCGGCCCGCGGCCCGGGCCGCGGCAGCAAACGGCAGCGTGCTGGGCTTCCTGCGCCTGCCGCAGGTGTGGGTGTGCTGGGGCTTCTTCCTGCTGACGACGTTCTCCGCCGCAGGCATCCAGAGCTTTGCGCCCACCGCGCTGACCTACCTGTACGGCATGCCGTTCACGCTGGCGACCGCGTCGTACACCGTCTACATGCTGTGCAGCGCCGGCGGCATGATCGTCGGCGGCTTTGCCGCCAGCCGCACCAGCAACCATGACCGGCTGATCGCGGTCAGCTTCACCGTGTCGGGCCTGATGGCGGTGCTGGTGGGGCTGAACCTGGTGCCGGCGCTGCTGGTGCCGGTGCTGATGGGCGTGATCGGCTTTGGCGCCGGCACCGCCGGGCCCTCGCGCGACCTGCTGGTGCGCGCGGCAGCGCCGGCCGGCGCCACCGGACGCGTCTACGGCGTGGTCTACTCGGGACTGGATATCGGCCTGGCCTGCGGCCCGCTGTTCTTCGGCGCGCTGATGGACGCCAGGCTGCCGGCCTGGGTCTTCTTCATGATCGGCGGCTTCCAGCTGCTGTCGATCTTCACCGCGGTCACCGTGGGCAACGGCAACCGCTCGCGCAGCCAGGCCGCGGCACGGGCGGAGGCCGCCTAG